Proteins found in one Maridesulfovibrio sp. genomic segment:
- a CDS encoding sigma-54 dependent transcriptional regulator — MPEPYKVLIVDDEESILKLLSKELAGPERILHTANCAKAAREMVRKERYEVIVSDIRLPDGDGLELLTEFKDMEPDVEVILITGHGNIDNAVEAIRIGAYDYITKPFRLDKVDLVVDRAWQRVCLTRENRSYRHSQQSDTTSSQLVGSSTPIKQIRHLINKVAPTKVPVLITGESGAGKDVVAHSIHCASQRAGKPMIVKNCATLQKELSRSELFGHTKGSFTGATENCDGLMTFAHTGTLFLDEIGELPMEVQASLLRVLESHTFRRVGEKDERTVDIRFLFATNRNLAKEVEEGRFHEALFHRINVFNISLPELKDRREDVPLLIDFFINKLGFQMGQGEYTISERAMQCMLSYHWPGNVRELRNVLERSIILADNNTITCACLPKEIADQPEREGEAGILSLERMEREHIIKALDFFNGNRQKAALALGIGRKTLYRKIDKYNL, encoded by the coding sequence GCAAAGAGCTTGCCGGCCCGGAAAGGATTCTGCATACCGCAAACTGCGCAAAAGCCGCCCGGGAGATGGTTCGCAAGGAACGCTACGAAGTTATTGTCTCCGACATTCGCCTACCGGATGGTGACGGTCTTGAGCTGCTCACCGAGTTCAAGGATATGGAACCTGATGTAGAAGTGATCCTGATCACCGGGCACGGTAATATCGATAACGCGGTTGAAGCTATACGCATCGGGGCCTACGATTACATAACCAAACCTTTCCGCCTCGACAAAGTCGATCTGGTCGTGGACAGGGCATGGCAAAGAGTCTGTCTGACCCGTGAAAACCGGAGCTATCGCCATTCCCAGCAATCAGATACCACCAGCTCACAACTTGTAGGCAGCTCTACCCCCATCAAGCAGATACGGCATCTGATCAATAAAGTTGCGCCCACCAAAGTCCCGGTGCTGATTACCGGGGAGTCCGGGGCAGGTAAGGACGTAGTGGCCCACTCCATTCACTGCGCCAGTCAACGGGCCGGTAAACCCATGATCGTCAAAAACTGCGCAACTCTGCAAAAAGAACTTTCACGCAGCGAACTTTTCGGACACACCAAAGGTTCCTTCACCGGAGCAACGGAAAACTGCGACGGGCTGATGACATTTGCCCACACCGGCACCCTGTTTCTTGATGAAATAGGGGAACTGCCCATGGAAGTGCAGGCATCGCTGCTGCGCGTGCTGGAATCACACACTTTCCGCCGGGTAGGTGAAAAAGATGAACGCACCGTGGACATCCGCTTCCTTTTTGCCACGAACCGCAACCTTGCCAAAGAAGTGGAAGAAGGAAGATTCCATGAAGCCCTCTTCCATCGCATCAATGTCTTCAACATCAGCCTTCCGGAACTAAAGGACCGCCGCGAGGACGTGCCTCTGCTCATAGATTTTTTCATCAACAAACTCGGCTTCCAGATGGGACAGGGCGAATACACCATCAGTGAGCGCGCCATGCAATGCATGCTCTCCTACCACTGGCCGGGCAATGTCCGCGAACTGCGCAACGTACTGGAGCGCAGCATTATTCTGGCCGACAACAACACCATCACCTGCGCCTGCCTGCCCAAAGAAATCGCCGACCAGCCGGAACGTGAAGGAGAAGCGGGAATCCTCTCACTTGAAAGAATGGAGAGGGAGCACATCATCAAGGCGCTCGATTTCTTCAACGGCAATCGGCAGAAAGCTGCACTGGCACTCGGCATCGGAAGGAAAACCCTTTACCGCAAGATTGATAAATACAATTTATAG
- a CDS encoding TlpA disulfide reductase family protein gives MHKKLLHIILLALFISSTAYAAPLQPGENFPDIPLKGELTAKQKTYLGLKGDGPWKTSDIEDTYIIIEVYSMYCPHCQKEAPTMNAFYRLLSKSDKFADIKFFGLASGNSQFEVDFFRKKFSVKFPLFTDEDLDLHSKVGAPGTPHFFMLRKKGESLQIILSHAGPYATAEEFLKDIKDKI, from the coding sequence ATGCATAAAAAACTTCTCCACATAATATTACTGGCACTATTCATAAGCTCCACGGCTTACGCGGCCCCGCTTCAGCCCGGTGAGAATTTCCCGGACATTCCCCTCAAAGGAGAATTGACCGCAAAACAAAAAACTTATCTCGGCCTTAAAGGTGACGGGCCATGGAAGACAAGCGATATTGAAGACACCTATATTATTATAGAAGTGTACAGCATGTACTGCCCCCACTGCCAGAAAGAAGCCCCTACAATGAACGCTTTCTATAGGCTTCTCAGTAAATCTGATAAGTTTGCAGACATAAAGTTTTTCGGCCTTGCCAGCGGAAACTCACAGTTTGAAGTTGATTTTTTCAGAAAGAAATTTTCCGTAAAATTCCCGCTCTTCACGGACGAGGATCTGGATCTGCACTCCAAAGTCGGGGCTCCCGGCACCCCGCACTTCTTTATGCTTAGAAAAAAAGGTGAGAGCTTGCAGATAATTTTGTCCCACGCTGGGCCGTATGCAACAGCAGAAGAATTCCTGAAAGACATTAAAGATAAAATATAG